Proteins co-encoded in one Anguilla anguilla isolate fAngAng1 chromosome 16, fAngAng1.pri, whole genome shotgun sequence genomic window:
- the rag1 gene encoding V(D)J recombination-activating protein 1, which yields METDPPLRSAPDELRHPYSNFSNWKFKLFRVKSMEKAPLPAEGSLGGQPPPRAPLSQPPGKAEQEWAESEVGGASSVMRLCLGGKAKEVVEGAAHRVDMKLLEIDTHMNHLRSLCRLCGLAWVKAKGGPEHEVQGVLDEASRMSLRRMGCKATSWPEVLLKVFKVDVGGDQETVHPPFFCHRCWKAAIRGGGFCCFSRTRVPQWHPHSAHCPLCHPKKASFKQRGRKRCRSPRAAPHPAKRAKADPQDRGGGARRPGCERAPGGRAWRQPGLQRALWVKNITRCRSVHLSAKLLQDPLPADFLRAVTCQVCDHLLAEPVQAPCGHLFCRTCILKYGRALGPRCPACALPCPPAELAPPAKAFLEVLRGLRLRCPRQDCEEGVRLDAYGAHCLAHSEEGDRDEGEGEGGGGGTLKGRGFDCYQPVNKGGRPRQHLLSLTRRAQKHRLKELKAHVKVFAEKEEGGDVKSVCLTLFLLALRAGNEHRQADELEAMMQGRGFGLHPAVCLAIRVNTFLSCSQYHKMYRTVKATSGRQIFQPLHALRNAEKELLPGYHPFEWQPALRGVSSATAVGIVDGLSGWTASVDDSPAETIARRFRYDVALAAALKDLEEDIVEGLREQGLEDSACTAGFSVVVKESCDGMGDVSEKHGGGPALPEKAVRFSFTVMSVSVRPEGAAADVTLFREPKPNSELSCRPLCLMFVDESDHETLTAILGPVVAERDAMKESRLILPVGGLPRSFRFHFRGTGYDEKMVRELEGLEASGSTYVCTLCDATRAQASHNMVLHAVTRCHRENAERYELWRTNPYGESADELRDRVKGVSAKPFLETQPTMDALHCDIGNAAEFYKLFQDEIGQVHLRAGGAPPGREERRRWRATLDKQLRNKLKLKPVMRMNGNYARRLMTREAAAAVCELVPGEERREALRELMELYLQMKPVWRSTCPARECPDQLLRYSFNSQRFADLLAATFRHRYDGKITNYLHKTLAHVPEIIERDGSIGAWASEGNESGNKLFRRFRKMNARQSKSFELEDILKHHWLYTSKYLQKFMEAHRNSAKALQATIDPVENLDDGEVEVEPDPEPDPDPVDSLDF from the exons ATGGAGACAGACCCCCCCCTGCGCTCGGCGCCCGATGAGCTCCGCCACCCCTACTCCAACTTCTCCAACTGGAAGTTCAAGCTCTTCCGGGTCAAGTCCATGGAGAAGGCGCCGCTGCCGGCCGAGGGGTCGCTAGGGGGGCAGCCGCCCCCCCGGGCGCCGCTCTCCCAGCCCCCCGGGAAGGCGGAGCAAgagtgggcggagtcagaggtgggcggggccagcagcGTGATGAGGCTCTGTCTGGGAGGGAAGGCCAAGGAGGTGGTGGAAGGGGCGGCCCACCGAGTCGACATGAAGCTCCTGGAGATCGACACCCACATGAATCACCTCAG GAGCCTGTGCCGGCTCTGTGGCCTGGCCTGGGTGAAGGCGAAGGGGGGGCCGGAGCACGAGGTGCAGGGGGTCCTGGACGAGGCCAGCAGGATGTCCCTGCGGAGGATGGGGTGCAAGGCCACCAGCTGGCCGGAGGTCCTCCTGAAGGTGTTCAAGGTGGACGTGGGGGGGGACCAGGAGACGGTGCACCCCCCCTTCTTCTGCCACCGCTGCTGGAAGGCGGCCATCAGGGGCGGGGGGTTCTGCTGCTTCTCCCGAACCCGGGTTCCGCAGTGGCACCCCCACTCCGCCCACTGCCCCCTCTGCCACCCCAAAAAGGCCTCCTTCAAGCAGAGGGGCCGGAAGAGATGCCGCTCACCCCGGGCCGCCCCCCACCCGGCCAAGAGGGCGAAGGCAGACCCCCAGgaccgcgggggcggggcccggagGCCCGGGTGCGAGCGGGCGCCCGGCGGCAGGGCCTGGCGCCAGCCCGGCCTGCAGAGGGCGCTGTGGGTGAAGAACATCACCCGCTGCCGGAGCGTCCACCTCAGCGCCAAGCTCCTGCAGGACCCGCTCCCGGCCGACTTCCTGCGAGCCGTCACCTGCCAGGTGTGCGACCACCTGCTGGCCGAGCCCGTCCAGGCGCCCTGCGGCCACCTCTTCTGCCGCACCTGCATCCTGAAGTACGGCCGCGCCCTGGGCCCCCGCTGCCCCGCCTGcgccctcccctgcccccccgccgaGCTCGCCCCCCCCGCCAAGGCCTTCCTGGAGGTGCTGCGCGGCCTGCGGCTCCGGTGCCCCCGGCAGGACTGCGAGGAGGGGGTGCGGCTGGACGCGTACGGGGCGCACTGCCTCGCCCACAGCGAGGAGGGGGACAGGgacgagggcgagggcgagggcgggggcgggggcacgcTCAAGGGGCGGGGCTTCGACTGCTACCAGCCCGTCAACAAGGGCGGTCGCCCCCGGCAGCACCTCCTGTCGCTGACCCGCCGCGCCCAGAAGCACCGGCTGAAGGAGCTGAAGGCCCACGTGAAGGTCTTCGCCGAGAaggaggagggcggggacgTCAAGTCCGTGTGCCTCACCCTCTTCCTGCTGGCGCTGCGGGCGGGGAACGAGCACCGGCAGGCCGACGAGCTGGAGGCCATGATGCAAG gccGGGGGTTTGGGCTGCACCCTGCGGTGTGTCTGGCTATTCGGGTCAACACCTTCCTGAGCTGCAGCCAGTACCACAAGATGTACCGCACGGTCAAGGCCACCAGTGGGCGCCAGATCTTCCAGCCCCTGCACGCGCTGCGCAACGCGGAGAAAGAGCTGTTGCCCGGCTACCACCCCTTCGAGTGGCAGCCGGCGCTGCGCGGCGTGTCCAGCGCCACCGCCGTGGGCATCGTGGACGGCCTGTCGGGCTGGACCGCGTCCGTGGACGACTCCCCGGCGGAGACCATCGCCCGGCGCTTCCGCTACGACGTGGCGCTGGCGGCGGCGCTGAAGGACCTGGAGGAGGACATCGTGGAGGGGCTGCGCGAGCAGGGCCTGGAGGACAGCGCCTGCACTGCCGGCTTCTCCGTGGTGGTGAAGGAGTCGTGCGACGGCATGGGCGACGTGAGCGAGAAGCACGGCGGCGGGCCGGCGCTGCCGGAGAAGGCCGTGCGCTTCTCCTTCACCGTGATGTCGGTGTCGGTGCGGCCCGAGGGCGCCGCGGCGGACGTCACGCTCTTCCGCGAGCCCAAGCCCAACTCCGAGCTCAGCTGTCGGCCGCTCTGCCTGATGTTCGTGGACGAGTCCGACCACGAGACGCTGACCGCCATCCTGGGGCCCGTGGTGGCCGAGCGCGACGCCATGAAGGAGAGCCGGCTCATCCTGCCCGTGGGCGGCCTGCCGCGCTCCTTCCGCTTCCACTTCCGCGGCACGGGCTACGACGAGAAGATGGTGCGCGAGCTGGAGGGCCTGGAGGCCTCGGGCTCCACCTACGTCTGCACGCTGTGCGACGCCACGCGCGCCCAGGCCTCGCACAACATGGTGCTGCACGCCGTCACGCGCTGCCACCGGGAGAACGCCGAGCGCTACGAGCTGTGGCGCACCAACCCGTACGGCGAGTCCGCCGACGAGCTGCGCGACCGCGTCAAGGGCGTGTCCGCCAAGCCCTTCCTGGAGACGCAGCCCACCATGGACGCCCTGCACTGCGACATCGGCAACGCCGCCGAGTTCTACAAGCTGTTCCAGGACGAGATCGGCCAGGTGCACCTGCGGGCCGGCGGCGCCCCCCCGGGCCGGGAGGAGCGGCGGCGCTGGCGGGCGACGCTGGACAAGCAGCTGAGGAacaagctgaagctgaagcccGTGATGCGGATGAACGGGAACTACGCGCGGCGGCTGATGACCcgggaggcggcggcggccgtGTGCGAGCTGGTGCCGGGCGAGGAGCGGCGGGAGGCCCTGCGCGAGCTGATGGAGCTCTACCTGCAGATGAAGCCCGTCTGGCGCTCCACCTGCCCCGCCCGCGAGTGCCCCGACCAGCTGCTGCGCTACAGCTTCAACTCGCAGCGCTTCGCCGACCTGCTCGCCGCCACCTTCCGCCACCGCTACGACGGCAAGATCACCAACTACCTGCACAAGACGCTGGCGCACGTGCCCGAGATCATCGAGCGCGACGGCTCCATCGGCGCCTGGGCCAGCGAGGGGAACGAGTCCGGGAACAAGCTGTTCCGCCGCTTCCGCAAGATGAACGCCCGCCAGTCCAAGAGCTTCGAGCTGGAGGACATCCTGAAGCACCACTGGCTCTACACCTCCAAGTACCTGCAGAAGTTCATGGAGGCCCACAGGAACTCCGCCAAGGCCCTGCAGGCCACCATCGACCCGGTGGAGAACCTCGACGACGGCGAAGTCGAAGTCGAACCCGATCCCGAACCCGATCCCGATCCCGTCGACTCACTGGACTTTTGA
- the rag2 gene encoding V(D)J recombination-activating protein 2 produces MSLQLVTAVNCAGLLQPGCSLLQLDGSVFLFGQKGWPKRSCPTGVFGVRLKKGQLKLRAISFSNDSCYLPPLRCPAVARLEPQGGDPERYLIHGGRTPNNELSSSLYELSLDGRGCNRKVTLRCQERELSGEAPGPRYGHTASVVRSRGKTACLLFGGRSYRPPGERTTETWNSVVDCPPLVYLVDLTFGCCSAHHLPELADGQAFHLALSREDCVYILGGHTMDSDSRPPRLFRLKVELLLGSPLLTCEALDSGLCLTSSIATLVSGGGSGSAHEYIVLGGYRSESEKRLECSRVVLDDSGIRIEPQEPPPWTGDISHSRTWFGGSLGPGRALIGVPAPPDAHCFYQVSFRQDGDGDGEDPTQGCSQESTDFEDSAPLEDSEELYFGREPHELEDSSDGEGDTYNEEDEEDESQTGYWVKCCPGCLVDPNTWEPYYSTELCRPAMIFCSRGEEDGHWVHAQCMDLTEALLVRFSQNSSKYFCPDHGGLPWQEAQTPPRSAPPLKRTPMKKQQKRAPVKLNMTPAKKSFLRKLFD; encoded by the coding sequence ATGTCGTTGCAGCTGGTGACTGCGGTGAACTGCGCAGGCCTGCTGCAGCCTGGCTgctccctgctgcagctggacgGGTCCGTGTTCCTGTTCGGGCAGAAGGGCTGGCCCAAGCGGTCCTGCCCGACGGGCGTATTCGGCGTGCGGCTGAAGAAGGGCCAGCTCAAGCTGCGGGCCATCTCCTTCTCCAACGACTCCTGCTACCTGCCCCCGCTGCGCTGCCCCGCCGTCGCCCGCCTCGAGCCCCAGGGCGGCGACCCCGAGCGCTACCTCATCCACGGGGGCCGCACCCCCAACAACGAGCTGTCGTCCAGCCTGTACGAGCTGAGCCTGGACGGGCGCGGGTGCAACCGCAAGGTGACGCTGCGCTGCCAGGAGAGGGAGCTGTCCGGGGAGGCGCCGGGCCCGCGGTACGGCCACACCGCCAGCGTGGTGCGCAGCCGCGGCAAGACGGCCTGCCTGCTCTTCGGCGGGCGCTCCTACAGGCCGCCGGGCGAGCGGACCACCGAGACCTGGAACAGCGTGGTGGACTGCCCGCCGCTGGTCTACCTGGTCGACCTGACCTTCGGCTGCTGCTCCGCCCACCACCTGCCCGAGCTCGCCGACGGGCAGGCCTTCCACCTGGCGCTGTCCCGAGAGGACTGCGTCTACATCCTGGGGGGCCACACCATGGACTCCGACTCCCGCCCCCCGCGGCTGTTCCGGCTGAAGGTGGAGCTCCTCCTGGGCAGCCCCCTGCTCACCTGCGAGGCCCTGGACTCCGGCCTGTGCCTGACCAGCTCCATCGCCACCCTCGTCAGCGGCGGCGGCAGTGGCTCCGCCCACGAGTACATCGTCCTGGGCGGGTACCGGTCCGAGTCGGAGAAGCGGCTGGAGTGCAGCCGGGTGGTTCTGGACGACAGCGGGATCCGCATCGAGCCGCAGGAGCCGCCGCCCTGGACCGGCGACATCAGCCACAGCCGCACCTGGTTCGGGGGGAGCCTGGGGCCGGGCCGGGCGCTCATCGGGGTCCCCGCTCCCCCGGACGCCCACTGCTTCTACCAGGTGAGCTTCCGGcaggacggggacggggacggggaggaCCCCACGCAGGGCTGCAGCCAGGAGTCGACGGACTTCGAGGACTCGGCGCCGCTGGAGGACTCGGAGGAGCTGTACTTCGGCCGCGAGCCGCACGAGCTGGAGGACAGCAGCGACGGCGAGGGCGACACCTACAacgaggaagacgaggaggacGAGTCCCAGACGGGGTACTGGGTCAAGTGCTGCCCGGGCTGCCTGGTGGACCCCAACACCTGGGAGCCCTACTACTCCACCGAGCTGTGCCGGCCCGCCATGATCTTCTGCTCCAGGGGCGAGGAGGACGGGCACTGGGTGCACGCGCAGTGCATGGACCTGACCGAGGCGCTGCTCGTGCGCTTCTCCCAGAACAGCAGCAAGTACTTCTGCCCCGACCACGGGGGCCTGCCCTGGCAGGAGGCGCAGACCCCGCCccgctctgccccgcccctcaaACGCACCCCCATGAAGAAGCAGCAGAAGAGAGCCCCTGTCAAGCTCAACATGACTCCGGCCAAAAAGTCCTTCCTCAGGAAGCTGTTCGACTGA